GATAAGAGGAACTTTGAAGGCAGCTGAGATGGCAAAAAAAGAGATAGGTGCCATGCAGGTAAAGTCAGTGAAGATGAGGATTGCCATTTTCTTAGCAATCTTTGTATCTTTGTTGGTAGCCATCAGCTCTGGATTTtgaactgcaaaataaattttaatgtaacAAGCACAAATGATGATGAAGGCTACCACATTGAGTATCAGGATAGTTAATATGTAGACTTGCGAGAGAGTGGTTTCCACATCCATGGGGAGGCAGATGCTGACCTTCATGTAATTGCTGACACCCACGAGGGGCAACATAGCAATCAGAGTAGAAAAGAGCCATCCTCCAAGCATAATTGGAATGGCATGTCTCAATCGAAGCTTTTGGTCCAGCTGAACAGCATAGGTGATGGTGTGCCATCTTTCTATAGTGATGACTGTAAGGGTGTAGACTGAAAGTTCGCTTGCAAATACTGTGAAAAAGCCAGCAGCACTACATCCACTCCCTGTCTGCCAATCTATGGCATGATTATAGTACTGGCCTTTTGTCTGGGAATCAACTGAGGCAATGAGGAGCAGATAGATCCCCATGCAAAAGTCTGCAAAGGAGAGATTGCACATAAGAAAACGGGGCACTGTCAGTTTGTAACGACTGGTCAGGAGAACAAAAAGGACAGTCAAGTTTCCCATGATGGCCAGAATATTAATCAGCCAAATCAGAACTCTAAGGAAGTCGTAGCCCATAATATCTTCACAGGGGTTAAAAGCATCTGGTTCAGGAGCACATCGGAGAGTCTTTGGCAAGCAGAAACCATAATCATAGTCCCAGCCACTCAGTTCACTCTCAGCAAAGATGGCAGAATAACTGTAAGAACAATATTGGCTTGATGTAAACTTAAGAGATGTTTTTATGATTCTGAGTATTGAAAAAAGTTCAAGAATCATCCTTATTGTGTTTTTAAAGCctaagaaacaagagaaaaagacACAGCAGCCTCAGCCTTACATTTATTTGTTAGATTATCTGATTTGATAGAGTTCTTTAAGAAGGGAATGAAAAACCAATTAgactatattttatatgtgtgtgtgtgtgacattgaTGCAAAGACTTAATGAAACTATTTACAGAGGAtgattttctttggaaaacaaatttaGAGGCATAATTACACTTTGCTAAATCTAAAATAATCCTTTCTTGGCATTTTCTTAGCTATTTATCTCATTTAGTTGCCAACCAAACTGCTACCAAGCTGTTTGTTTGTAGTAGCCCACAAATGGGATAGGAAGgctttcagttttaaaatcatCAGCTACCAGTGGACTTGTTTGACCTTAAGTCCCTGGCTAATAAAAATGAGGAATAGAAACCAAGGACAGATTACTAAAAACCTAAGAGAAGAGGATGAATAGTCATGGACAAAAGGAAAAAGTAGTGAAAATAGACATTTCTTAGGAATATGAGGCAAAGACTCTTCCTAGTGGAGGAACAGTTTTACTTCTGCCACTCCATTCCAACCCCATTGCGACTCCTCTCATGTTTTCATCCTCTCTCTTGGGGCAGTTACATTGCTTTTCTTCTTGACATCCTTTCTCCAATTTTAGCTCTCCCCATTCAAGCCTGTATATTCCTCTTGGAATGACCTTTTCTAAGTTATCTTAAAGGTTTGGGTCTAAATTACTTCCTTGGTTGGGTCCTGCCTACTTCTTCAGTCTCATTTCTGAGAAGCAGAAGTGCTGTATGATACAGAGCATGGTCTCTGAAGGGAGACTGCCAGGGTTCAGGCCTGGCATAGCAGCCTCCAGGCTGCAGACAACCTAGAAAGTTAATTAATATCTCTGTGCCCCAAGTTCTTCAATTGCCAAATAGAGATAATAATCATACCTTCTTTGTTAGGGCTATGCTAAGAATTAAGTGCTTTAAGATATGTATAATGTTTAGAAAAATTATTGACATAATACCAGGAATTCCAGTAGTTATCACTTGCAAATCTCCCATGCACTTTTGGTCACATGAGACTACTTGTAAGTCTCTGAATGAAGCAGTTctattgttcattcctttgtctTCACATGTGTTGTTTCTtctgctggaatttttttttcctctctggtgATTTCCTCCTCATTCTTAAAGCCAAGTTCCTCTATAATGGCTTTCTTGATTCTCCTCCCCAAGGAGTTTATTATCTTTCCTCTCTGCTAGGTTGCACTTAGTACTATTGGAGTTATCAAAACATTGCAACGAAGTGATGATACATGTCTGTCTTTAATAGTCTCTTAGTTTCTAGAAGACAGGGGACTCAGgtcttatttatttctgaaataacaGTGTTTAGCACAGTTTTGGCTCAGAGTGTCCTTTCAATAAATGTAGAGTGAATAAATCTAAAGCACAACAATCCTGGCTCTGAAAGGAATTGATAGGGTACAGGGACAATGAGCATATCCTGCATGATGCATATGGGCTCAAATCTTTTCTTTGATCACACTCTGCTAATATAATCTTGAGAACTGGAAAAGCAGGTGTAATTTTTCTGTGAAGACCATTACAAATATGTATTTCACCTTGGGGTCTCTCAAATTAGtagtatttttctctttgaacttCTTATGTTCTGTATTAGGAGTATGTGTCTAATTTAGTGAGTGgttgaaataatatatttgaggAATATAAtactgaaggaggaaaaaaaaataaaaaatgttctctgaaaatttgtgaaaatatCATGGAGACCAGTTTGGAACTACAGAAGGGCTGCTTTATACAGAAGACTGCACAGAAACCTTATCTGGTTTAttattaaataactttaaaaacaacacatttatttttcttcatatgacAGGCatcaacataattatttttaatctctaaagagaaaagattgttataaagaactattaaaattagtgttaggtccTTACACACCATCTCATTGAGTCTTCATTTTATTAGTGAGTGAGTGAGTTACCCGAGGTCCCTCTGGAGGACCGTGGCAGCATGGGGTTTCCACATCCACTGTCCAGAGGCCCTTGCTCTATACCTCACTATCTGTTAGTGTTTTTCAAAGTGTGGTCCTCACCACCTGCATCAGACTCACTAGGACGTTTGTTAAACTGCAGATTCCTAGCTTCACTCCAAGCAAACCCCGATTCAAAATTTCTAGAGACAGAGCCCAGAAATCTGCAATTTAAGCAGGTTCTTTggataattcatataaaatacagGCCAAAAATCAGGTAAAAATGTTTCAACTCTTGCTGTCTTGATTGCCTTTACTCCTTTCCCCTAATCAAAACTACTTCAGCTGctagaagaaataatttaaaatttctaaaaattctggCATGAtttctgaataaattaaaatcaataaaaggttCAACAtgttcccttcccccttcctccttggtcctttgtcctttcttcttttgCCCTACCTGTCATATGTCTAGTAGTTTTTCTCCTTAGCGATTTGTCTTCAAACCAAATACCCACCTGCTGCTACTAACAAGCATGTCCAGGGATGGCTCCTGAGGGAAGCCTGTTGCCTATTGAAAAGCCCAGCAGGGAACTGTCCTTAGTACTGGAGGCTATGACAGGGAATGTTAGTGGCTCACAAGGACCCAGTTAGAGGAGGCAGAAACAGTAGCACCACTGTTCCAGTTacaattaagaaagaaaaggaaaaggtggGAATTTTAGGACAGTGGGGTCAGCCACAGCAATGAGAGTACCAATCTTATCTTGGAAGAACTGATAAGGCTTAGTGGCTGGCTTTAGACCCCAGAGACTAGCTCTCTGGTGGGAAATGGGAGGTAGGGGatttatcattaaaaatgttttcacagGGAGCCATTTAACTTAGATTATGTATGAACTTTGTGTAATTTTGGGGATGTTAGAGATTAGGGGATTTGTCTTAAAGCAGCATTAGCATAGTAAATTTGAGGTTGCATGCTTATTTGGGAAaccttgggggtgggggctgaTGAAGATTATTGAGTGTGGGTTAGAGTTTCTCTTCCCCCTACAAAATATCCCTTTGTGCCACCATTGACTGAACCCAGAAATGGTTTCCCATTGATGAGTATAAAGCCATGTGTTTGCCAGAGAGTCATGTGGAAGGTGAGTGGTATTGAGAAGAGAGGGACCAGTGGAGGAAAGGAACATGGGAGGACAGAGTGTCAGACCCAAATGAAAGAAAACGAAGGAGGCGAATAATAAGAATAATACCTATGCTGATGCTATCACATTCTTTTACAACTCTTATCACTCTTATGGTTCTAAAAGCCAAATGATATTTATGCTGCTTCTTATAGATGAGGGCAAAAGtctcaaaaagaaatttattgttcAGTAGTCCCCCCGCATTGCAGGAACATTACTGTAAAACTCTGGGGAATCCTGAAGCTCAGGCCTTCCCCACACGGCCCTGCTGCCTCTGTGTAACTCAGAGATTAATGAGggtggaggagagaagagaaaaataatagaaattggcAAGGTCTCTTAGAGTGGCACCTGGTTTTGTCTAAGGACACATGGGAGGACtaataatatttctaaatctCACTAAATGTAGCATAGGGACACTGGGATTATCTTTTGAAGTGTGTTCTTTTACAGTTGAAGAAAAGTGAAATGCCAAGGCAGCCAGTATTTAAgcaggaaaaacattaaaaattagtaGAATGGAAATGTAGCTCCTGTCCAGTGTATGATGATGATGGCATTATGATTAATTTAATGCTTAGGGGTATAGTGGTCAAGGTAGCCTAAGTCCCTTTGAAAGGAATTGGTTACTTTCAAAAGCTATGTCTGCAATCAGTTTACCTTTGTGGAATGCTGACCATGTGACTATTGAAAATTCCTACAAATGAAACTTATTATTTAGATCAGCCTTTAGTGATATCCAAACAcctgaaaataaaactaatttttaaaaattttaatttaaatgtagaaTGAACATTcaggtacattttaaaaataggcttcTTAAAAACCATTTGAGATACCTGTACAACTAGATGCTACTTGCAAaaagaattttccattttaaactattaaaaaatatcttgCAAACATACCTTAACCAATACTTTTATCAAAAGAAAGTCGTTGGTACTGATAATAATAAGGTGCACACAGAGTAAGACATGGCTTCCTGAGTTTCTTTGCATGCAAATACTTACAGTGTTTCATTATTTGGTTTTCTTACTGTGCTTTCACATTGTTtggaaaagttttcaaaaatggaaaatgaaaaattctgtctgaaagagaagaagtaaaaaaaaaaaagcaattgagcttttggtttttaaactaaacctaatcatgTCTATTTATGCTTTGTTCATCCAAGTTCTTTACCTAATATACCAGGGGACATTTTCTGCACCATTGTCCTAACTGAAATGCTTCCTGAGGAGAGAGTAAAGCCTTCTGAGTTGTCATTAGCGCTCCTCCAGTTTAGATAGAATGCTTCTGAATGCTAAATGTTTTGTGTGGGCTCTAGAGATGAAAACTCTTAAAATTGTCATAGTgaatcaagttttcttttttactgctTATTAAAAGCTACCTTGATGGTCTATTAAAGTTTGCTACTTACCAACTCTCCTGTCCATATTGGCCTTGATTAATAATCATTCAGAATTTATGACTTTGAATTATAACAGAGACTCTTCTTGTAAGGATTTGAAGATGTTTGACGTGACAGTACAATGtgaattttagttgtttttttttttttttttttttgcttatgggCAGAAACCTATGTGGATGCTGCCTGTGCTTCCATCTTCACCTCTAAGAAGTTTAGCTTATGGAAAGGGgataaatgcaaagaaaaccaaagaaagtGTGTAAACTTGCCTAAGGGAGTATTTACCTAGGGATGAAACCTATGGCAGGATAAAAATGAAGAGTTGGAGAAAGGAGAGCAGGCTCCAAGAGCCTCAGCTTTcactgaggaagaaggagaaaggctATCCAATTACAAGGCTGTCCTTGTAATTCTAATCAAGAAAGGCTGGACATTTCTCATGAGTTGTTCTTCTGCAATATCAATGAGACAGTTCCTTGTAGAAATAACTTTGTACAAAAGCAGAAAGGTGGGGAGTATGTCAGAATTATTTAATGTACCAGACTTTCAAAAATTAATCAACTGGTTATTTTGGGTTATGATTGTAAATTCTTAAAATGTATCaaatatgtgtgtggggggatggTGGATGTATTCACATGTTGGCTTTGAGTATCTGACACTGAGAGCTCTTTTGTGGAAACAAATCCACAGTTAACAAGATATGTGCTTGTTCTTGGTCTTTAAATGATAATACTAGGTACTGTCCACTCCAtcttctttaaagttttaattataGATACCAAAGAAGTCTTGGGAGCCATCTGCCCAGGCAGCTGTGTGAGTAGTCCAGGCAGAGGGATGACTCAAAGTTTGCACCAACATCTCATAGGCCCTACTTGAGGCTCTCCATCCTCACTGGTATCTAAGGCTTTAAGCTTTATGGTCACAGAAGGAGTTAGTTAAAGCTTGTAATTCTAATCAAGACAATCTCTGTGTAACTACGTTCCCATCTTACCTTGATGCTGGTCCATAATTGTGCAATCCTCCCCCCACCAGAAATAGTCTCTTTCATCTACTGTAATAGaagttttaaagtttattaatttCAGAAGGGATGTGGCCTCTACACCATGTAGTGTAGGTATCCAGAATCAGCTTTACCATACCTCAGCATCTCTATTTTCTCTAAACTGGTCACTCACCAGCTTTGGTCACCTTCAGCCCATCCTTTACCCTTGCCAGGGTGATATTTTGTGAAAGCAAATTTGAGTAATCTTGCTTTAAATTCTTTATGCCCTTCTATCCTCTAGACAACTTTGGCTGGCACTCAGAACCCATCATGGCCCAATTCTCAATGGCTTCTCTACTGACACATTTTCCTCCACACACCCATAAGTCTTCTTGTTATGCTTTTTCTGAATGACATTCATCTAGTGTCTCATGTGTTTGTACTTTTATATGACAAATTCCATCTTCTTGGCATGCTTTCCCCCACATCTGCTCTCCACAGCTCAGCACAAATCACCTCCCTTAGGAAGCCTTCCTTAAACCCTGCTACCATTTAGAAATTGTTCTTCTGTGCTACCAGAGCATTCTGCTTTGTTCTCAACTATGTTATAACATCTGCTATATTCTGTGTAGATATTTGGTTATTTGTGTGTTGCCCTATACTCTGAAAGTTGGACTGAACTCTTGCTCATCTTTTCGTCTTCAGACCTGGCCCAGTGTTTAgaacatagtaagtgctcaattaATGTTCGTTGAAGCTCAGTTAGTGGTGCATAACTTTGAACACAGCAAGTGTTTTGTCTTCTCAGCTCAGTTTACCTATGCAAAGCACACATAATACATGCTGGTTATAAATAAGTTATAAAGAAGTTGAATCCAAACAAAACCAGCAGCAGCCTGGTGTCACTGTCTCAGTGCCTTATTAATTGACTGAGAATATTTTCATAGGCTGCAGTAATAATCCTTCAGGTGAGTGGTCCCCCCTCCAACACTCGCGAGTTGTGTCCCATTAGTGGATCTTGAAAACAATAGAATGCATCATGACTGGTagtaaaaacaaacatgaaatagAATGGAGTAAGTTGGAAAGTATCAGAATATGTCACATATTTAAAAGTTAcatattgctttgttttgttttatttcagttacatatGTGATAAGTGTATTGACTTCAATgtaaaaaaggtatttttttactGAGtctcagtcaaaaaaaaaaaaaaatctggaaaacaaCCCTCTAAAGGAGAGAATGAAATCTTACCATCCTGTCCCCAATTCTGGAGTGAACCAAATCAGTAAGATACAGTTTACTGGACATAAACTAGCCAGGAGCGCATGCCCTGTCTGTTTGCATGCTACGTTAATCCTTAGAGAATTTggctttctttttgaaatgaatGATGCTCTTCAGtgagaaataacttttaaaaaccccttctatagttttttttttgggtcCATATTTACTAAAGAATAAGATATTAGCTAATTTTTACTCTTCTTAGCCTACTTCCCCCACTTCTTTAAAGATGATGCTCTCTGATGAGGATTGGAACTAATTGATATTTGAGATACTGTTTTTATACTTCATTTTGTAATTGCTAAAGTAGGCTATCATTCAATTAGCCCAGAATTGACCACTGAGGTTTTGTGGTTACAGGCTCAGTACGTGATTTGgcagcacttttttttcttttctttttcggtaccagggattgaacccagggatgtctaaccactgagctacattcccagtccattcccagtcctttttattttttattttgagacagggtattgctaagttgctgaggctggctttgaacttgtgatcctgctgcttcAGCCTACCAAGATGCTgtctggtgtgtgccaccatacgtGGTTGGCAGCATTTTTTGTGAGAAAACAGGGGAGCTCATTTTCTTCTGTATCTGAGAGTGACCCCGTGATTATGGAATTGGCCTGGAAGGCAGGGAGTAAAAGTAGAGAGAGATCCCCATTAGTTGACTATCTTGAGAGCTGAGTCTCTGCCACATGGGTTggctttacattttgttttttacttactcttaaatttttttttaaattttagttgtagatggacacagtacgtttattttacttatttatttttatgttggtactgaggatcgaacataGTGCCTCatgtgtactaggcaagtgctccacctctgagttgcaaccccagccctacttacTCTTTGGTTGGCAAGTTCCTAAAAGCACAGCAGTGGCTGGGGTAAGTCAGTGTGGCATCCAGGAGATTGGTGAATTTTTCTCTCGATGGCAATTTTTTTAGATAATAGGATGATGTGGCAATTAGCGTCTGAATGGACTCCAGGC
The sequence above is a segment of the Marmota flaviventris isolate mMarFla1 chromosome 14, mMarFla1.hap1, whole genome shotgun sequence genome. Coding sequences within it:
- the Lhcgr gene encoding LOW QUALITY PROTEIN: lutropin-choriogonadotropic hormone receptor (The sequence of the model RefSeq protein was modified relative to this genomic sequence to represent the inferred CDS: inserted 1 base in 1 codon), with amino-acid sequence MGQRSPAQRLLLALLLLLLVLPPLSRALRGARCPEPCNCAPDSALRCPGPRAGLTRLSLTYLPVKVIPSQAFRGLNEVVKIEISQSDSLERIEANAFDNLLNLSEILIQNTKNLVHIEPGAFTNLPRLKYLSICNTGIRMLPDVTKIFSSEFNFILEICDNLYITTIPGNAFQGMNNESITLKLYGNGFEEVQSHAFNGTTLISLELKENIHLEKMHNGAFRGATGPSILDISSTKLQALPSYGLESIQTLIATSSYYLKKLPSREKFTNLLDATLTYPSHCCAFRNLPTKEQNFSFSIFENFSKQCESTVRKPNNETLYSAIFAESELSGWDYDYGFCLPKTLRCAPEPDAFNPCEDIMGYDFLRVLIWLINILAIMGNLTVLFVLLTSRYKLTVPRFLMCNLSFADFCMGIYLLLIASVDSQTKGQYYNHAIDWQTGSGCSAAGFFTVFASELSVYTLTVITIERWHTITYAVQLDQKLRLRHAIPIMLGGWLFSTLIAMLPLVGVSNYMKVSICLPMDVETTLSQVYILTILILNVVAFIIICACYIKIYFAVQNPELMATNKDTKIAKKMAILIFTDFTCMAPISFFAISAAFKVPLITVTNSKVLLVLFYPVNSCANPFLYAIFTKAFRRDFFLLLSKFGCCKHRAELYRRKEFSAYTSNCKNGFPGSNKPSQSTLKLXTLHCQYSAVLDKTCYKEC